One Streptomyces sp. RPA4-2 genomic window carries:
- a CDS encoding FAD-binding oxidoreductase yields the protein MSITPAQAARQELTGFEGRLTGPDDPGYDRARTVYNAMIDRRPALVARCTAPEDVSSVVGFARDHGLPLAVRGGGHHGAGLGVCDDGVVLDLAPLKDVEVDPKARTARVGGGCVWSEVDRATHEHGLATPAGIVSTTGVGGLTLGGGLGHLTRAHGLTVDNLLEADLVLASGDQVRASATENPDLYWAIRGGGGNFGVVTSFLFRLHEVSTVVAGPTFWPAELGADVLAAYRDFIPHAPRELNGFFMFGSVPPAPPFPEELRLRGVCGVMWCRVGDDTELAATEMAPLLSALPAPLLHAPAPMPHPVLQSAFDAVYPPGDQWYWRADFVDEIPDEAVALHARFGAEPPTWKSGMHLYPIDGAVHDVAPTDTAWGYRDTGWASVFAGVDSDPANAELVKNWSVEYSDALHPYSAGGAYVNMMMDEGQERVRAGYRGNHPRLARTKAAYDPANLFRVNQNIQPVQGA from the coding sequence ATGTCCATCACGCCGGCACAGGCAGCGCGACAGGAGCTGACCGGATTCGAGGGTCGGCTGACCGGACCCGACGACCCCGGGTACGACCGGGCGCGCACGGTCTACAACGCGATGATCGACCGGCGGCCCGCCCTGGTGGCGCGCTGCACCGCACCCGAGGACGTCTCGTCGGTCGTCGGCTTCGCCCGCGACCACGGGCTGCCCCTCGCCGTGCGCGGCGGGGGGCATCACGGCGCGGGCCTGGGAGTCTGCGACGACGGCGTGGTGCTCGACCTCGCACCGCTGAAGGACGTCGAGGTGGACCCGAAGGCCCGCACGGCACGCGTCGGCGGCGGCTGTGTGTGGAGCGAGGTCGACCGTGCCACCCACGAGCACGGCCTGGCCACGCCCGCCGGCATCGTCTCCACGACGGGAGTCGGCGGTCTCACGCTGGGCGGAGGCCTCGGGCACCTCACCCGCGCCCACGGGCTGACCGTCGACAACCTCCTGGAGGCCGACCTCGTCCTGGCGAGCGGTGATCAGGTGCGGGCGAGCGCCACCGAGAATCCCGATCTGTACTGGGCGATCCGCGGGGGCGGCGGCAACTTCGGAGTCGTCACCTCGTTCCTCTTCCGGCTGCACGAGGTGAGCACGGTCGTCGCCGGACCCACCTTCTGGCCCGCCGAACTCGGCGCCGACGTCCTGGCCGCCTACCGCGACTTCATCCCGCACGCGCCCCGCGAGCTGAACGGCTTCTTCATGTTCGGATCCGTCCCGCCCGCCCCGCCGTTCCCCGAGGAGCTCCGTCTACGCGGTGTCTGCGGCGTCATGTGGTGCCGCGTCGGGGACGACACGGAGCTCGCGGCCACGGAGATGGCGCCCCTCCTCTCCGCGCTGCCCGCACCGCTGCTGCACGCACCGGCGCCGATGCCCCACCCCGTACTGCAGTCGGCCTTCGACGCGGTCTATCCCCCCGGTGACCAGTGGTACTGGCGCGCGGACTTCGTCGACGAGATCCCCGACGAGGCCGTCGCACTGCACGCCAGGTTCGGTGCCGAACCGCCGACCTGGAAATCGGGGATGCACCTGTACCCGATCGACGGCGCTGTCCACGACGTCGCGCCGACGGACACCGCCTGGGGCTACCGCGACACGGGCTGGGCCTCCGTCTTCGCGGGCGTCGACTCCGACCCGGCCAACGCGGAACTCGTGAAGAACTGGAGCGTCGAGTACTCCGACGCACTGCACCCGTACTCCGCGGGCGGGGCCTATGTGAACATGATGATGGACGAAGGACAGGAGAGGGTGCGGGCCGGCTACCGCGGGAACCACCCCCGCCTCGCCCGGACCAAGGCCGCCTACGACCCGGCCAATCTCTTCCGCGTCAACCAGAACATCCAGCCGGTGCAAGGGGCCTGA
- a CDS encoding pep a2, which translates to MKSAVPCYYHLDVEVNPDRVGQVRRIMAAHLRYWNLEFLVESVCHCAESLLDTIAQHSADKNTTVEMWWNGKHLITAVSDNDQDIRPHNAPQGCLARIAALSDNWGCCATGAGGKIIWFSWRARSAERAPLVPVGPVPSLREACRTPRALSLPVPAFAAARNDTEAAITVR; encoded by the coding sequence ATGAAATCTGCAGTTCCCTGCTACTACCACCTCGACGTCGAGGTCAATCCGGACCGAGTGGGACAGGTCAGACGCATTATGGCCGCCCATCTCCGGTACTGGAACCTCGAGTTCCTCGTCGAGTCCGTCTGCCACTGCGCCGAATCGCTGCTGGACACCATCGCCCAGCACTCGGCCGACAAGAACACGACCGTCGAGATGTGGTGGAACGGCAAACACCTCATCACCGCCGTCTCGGACAACGACCAGGACATCCGCCCGCACAACGCACCCCAGGGCTGTCTCGCACGAATCGCCGCCCTGAGTGACAACTGGGGCTGCTGTGCCACGGGCGCGGGCGGAAAGATCATCTGGTTCTCCTGGCGGGCCCGTTCCGCCGAACGCGCCCCCCTGGTCCCGGTCGGCCCCGTGCCGAGCCTGCGGGAGGCGTGCCGGACACCCCGGGCGCTGTCGTTGCCCGTGCCCGCCTTCGCGGCGGCACGAAACGACACGGAGGCCGCGATCACCGTACGGTGA
- the treS gene encoding maltose alpha-D-glucosyltransferase: MIVNEPVPDTFEDTPAKDRDPEWFKRAVFYEVLVRSFQDSNGDGVGDLKGLTAKLDYLQWLGVDCLWLPPFFKSPLRDGGYDVSDYTAVLPEFGDLADFVEFVDAAHQRGMRIVIDFVMNHTSDQHPWFQESRANPDGPYGDYYVWADDDKQYQDARIIFVDTEASNWTFDPVRKQYYWHRFFSHQPDLNYENPAVQEEILAALRFWLDLGIDGFRLDAVPYLYQVEGTNCENLPPTHEFLKRVRKEIDTHYPDTVLLAEANQWPEDVVDYFGDFPSGGDECHMAFHFPVMPRIFMAVRRESRYPVSEILAKTPAIPNNCQWGIFLRNHDELTLEMVTDEERDYMYAEYAKDPRMRANIGIRRRLAPLLDNDRNQIELFTALLLSLPGSPILYYGDEIGMGDNIWLGDRDAVRTPMQWTPDRNAGFSSSDPGRLFLPTIMDPVYGYQVTNVEASMSSPSSLLHWTRRMIEIRKQNKAFGLGSYTELPSSNPAVLAFLREYKDDLVLCVHNFSRFAQPTELDLGTFNGRHPVELIGGVRFPAIGELPYLLTLAGHGFYWFRLRRAVAPGAVNRP; encoded by the coding sequence ATGATCGTCAACGAGCCCGTACCGGACACCTTCGAGGACACCCCGGCCAAGGACCGCGACCCCGAATGGTTCAAACGCGCCGTCTTCTACGAGGTCCTGGTCCGCTCCTTCCAGGACAGCAACGGCGACGGCGTCGGTGACCTCAAGGGCCTCACCGCGAAACTCGACTACCTCCAATGGCTCGGCGTCGACTGCCTCTGGCTGCCCCCGTTCTTCAAGTCCCCCCTGCGGGACGGCGGTTACGACGTCTCCGACTACACCGCCGTACTCCCCGAATTCGGCGACCTCGCCGACTTCGTCGAATTCGTCGACGCCGCCCACCAGCGCGGCATGCGCATCGTCATCGACTTCGTCATGAACCACACCAGCGACCAGCACCCGTGGTTCCAGGAGTCCCGCGCCAACCCCGACGGACCCTACGGCGACTACTACGTCTGGGCCGACGACGACAAGCAGTACCAGGACGCCCGGATCATCTTCGTCGACACCGAGGCCTCCAACTGGACCTTCGACCCGGTCCGCAAGCAGTACTACTGGCACCGCTTCTTCTCCCACCAGCCCGACCTCAACTACGAGAACCCCGCCGTCCAGGAGGAGATTCTCGCGGCCCTCCGCTTCTGGCTGGATCTCGGCATCGACGGGTTCCGCCTCGACGCCGTGCCGTACCTGTACCAGGTCGAGGGAACCAACTGCGAGAACCTTCCGCCAACGCACGAGTTCCTGAAGCGGGTGCGCAAGGAGATCGACACGCACTACCCGGACACGGTGCTGCTGGCCGAGGCGAACCAGTGGCCCGAGGACGTCGTCGACTACTTCGGCGACTTCCCCTCCGGCGGCGACGAGTGCCACATGGCCTTCCACTTCCCCGTCATGCCCCGCATCTTCATGGCCGTCCGCCGCGAATCCCGCTACCCCGTCTCGGAGATCCTCGCCAAGACCCCCGCGATCCCCAACAACTGCCAGTGGGGCATCTTCCTGCGCAACCACGACGAGCTCACCCTCGAAATGGTCACCGACGAGGAACGCGACTACATGTACGCGGAGTACGCCAAGGACCCGCGCATGCGCGCCAACATCGGCATCCGCCGTCGGCTGGCCCCCCTGCTCGACAACGACCGCAACCAGATCGAACTCTTCACCGCCCTGCTCCTGTCCCTCCCGGGCAGCCCGATCCTCTACTACGGGGACGAGATCGGCATGGGCGACAACATCTGGCTCGGCGACCGCGACGCCGTCCGCACCCCCATGCAGTGGACCCCCGACCGCAACGCCGGATTCTCCTCCAGCGACCCCGGCCGCCTCTTCCTGCCCACGATCATGGACCCCGTCTACGGCTACCAGGTCACCAACGTCGAAGCGTCGATGTCCTCACCCTCGTCGCTCCTGCACTGGACCCGCCGCATGATCGAGATCCGCAAACAGAACAAGGCCTTCGGCCTCGGCTCCTACACCGAACTCCCCTCCTCCAACCCCGCAGTCCTCGCCTTCCTGCGGGAGTACAAGGACGACCTGGTGCTGTGCGTGCACAACTTCTCCCGCTTCGCCCAGCCCACCGAACTCGACCTGGGGACGTTCAACGGCCGGCACCCCGTCGAGCTCATCGGCGGGGTCCGCTTCCCCGCCATCGGTGAACTCCCCTACCTGCTCACCCTCGCAGGCCACGGCTTCTACTGGTTCCGGCTTCGCCGCGCGGTCGCCCCGGGCGCCGTCAATCGGCCCTGA
- a CDS encoding DUF5133 domain-containing protein, whose product MLLPAKAEVARHLEEYRAWERLLLVAPMDHAVRDDFENSGYTLCVLMGKRCAREAVDAAEQYLRGGARALGTSKAQAAPSAASASATTYGTGARRPRTPGTVTAFRPAERAVRPGGVPETGQ is encoded by the coding sequence ATGCTGCTGCCTGCCAAAGCCGAGGTCGCCAGGCACCTGGAGGAATACCGGGCCTGGGAACGTCTGCTGCTCGTGGCCCCCATGGACCACGCGGTGCGGGACGACTTCGAGAACTCGGGGTACACCCTGTGCGTCCTGATGGGGAAGCGCTGCGCGCGGGAGGCCGTGGACGCCGCCGAGCAGTATCTGCGCGGCGGTGCGCGGGCTTTGGGCACTTCGAAGGCGCAGGCCGCCCCCTCGGCGGCGTCGGCTTCGGCCACCACGTACGGGACGGGAGCACGCCGTCCGCGGACTCCCGGGACGGTCACGGCCTTCAGGCCGGCTGAACGGGCCGTACGGCCGGGGGGTGTCCCTGAGACGGGGCAGTGA
- the glgX gene encoding glycogen debranching protein GlgX, with the protein MRTWTGRPYPLGASYDGEGTNFALFTEAAERVDLVLVDDDGASRTVTMTEVDGYVWHCRLPDVGPGRRYGYRVHGPWDPDAGHRCNPAKLLLDPYAKAVDGQIDNDASLYERAADGPDPADSAGHTMLGVVTDPAFDWGEDRPPLRPYAETVIYEAHVRGLTRTHPDIPAELRGTYAGLAHPAVVGHLTSLGVTAVELMPVHQFTQDGFLRDRGLSNYWGYNTIGFFAPHHAYAAHGTRGEQVTEFKSMVKALHAAGLEVILDVVYNHTAEGNENGPTLSFRGIDNASYYRLVEGDAAHYYDTTGTGNSLLTRHPNVLQLIMDSLRYWVTEMHVDGFRFDLAATLARQFHDVDRISAFFDLIQQDPVVGRVKLIAEPWDLGDGGYQVGNFPPLWSEWNGKYRDTVRDFWRSGEHTLGEFASRLTGSADLYQHDRRRPRAGINFVTAHDGFTLRDLVSYDDKHNEANGEGDRDGESVNRSWNCGAEGPTDDEAILELRARQQRNLLTTLLLSQGIPMLAHGDELGRTQQGNNNAYCQDNELSWIDWRLDDEQRELIEFTRRAVALRAAHPVLRRRRFFLGDTATHERQPLPDLVWLRPDAREMTDADWRRADAHAVAVFLNGDAIAEPDPYGGAVVDDSFLLLLNSYWEPVVFRLPGAEYGERWTARIDTADPAVLPDERERKADTDVHLEARSLLLLSRSPRAAEGDTTGS; encoded by the coding sequence GTGCGCACCTGGACCGGACGCCCGTACCCGCTGGGGGCGTCATACGACGGCGAAGGCACCAACTTCGCCCTGTTCACCGAAGCCGCCGAACGGGTCGACCTCGTTCTGGTCGATGACGACGGTGCCTCGCGCACCGTCACGATGACCGAGGTCGACGGATACGTGTGGCACTGCCGACTGCCCGATGTCGGGCCGGGCCGCCGCTACGGCTACCGGGTCCACGGACCGTGGGACCCGGACGCCGGACACCGTTGCAACCCGGCCAAGCTGCTCCTCGACCCGTACGCGAAAGCGGTCGACGGACAGATCGACAACGACGCCTCGCTCTACGAGCGGGCGGCCGACGGGCCCGATCCCGCGGACAGCGCCGGGCACACCATGCTCGGCGTGGTGACCGATCCGGCCTTCGACTGGGGCGAGGACCGTCCACCGCTGCGGCCGTACGCCGAGACGGTGATCTACGAGGCCCATGTGCGCGGTCTGACCCGAACCCACCCGGACATCCCCGCCGAACTGCGCGGTACCTACGCGGGCCTGGCCCATCCGGCCGTCGTCGGGCATCTGACCTCGCTCGGCGTGACCGCGGTCGAGCTGATGCCGGTGCACCAGTTCACCCAGGACGGCTTCCTGCGGGACAGGGGCCTGTCCAACTACTGGGGCTACAACACCATCGGCTTCTTCGCCCCGCACCACGCCTACGCGGCGCACGGCACCCGCGGAGAGCAGGTCACCGAGTTCAAGTCGATGGTCAAGGCGCTGCACGCGGCGGGCCTGGAGGTGATCCTCGACGTCGTCTACAACCACACCGCCGAGGGCAACGAGAACGGCCCCACGCTCTCCTTCCGCGGCATCGACAACGCCTCCTACTACCGTCTGGTGGAGGGGGACGCCGCGCACTACTACGACACCACCGGCACCGGGAACAGCCTGCTGACGCGGCACCCGAACGTACTGCAGCTGATCATGGACTCGCTGCGGTACTGGGTGACGGAGATGCACGTCGACGGATTCCGCTTCGATCTGGCGGCCACGCTCGCGCGGCAGTTCCACGACGTGGACCGGATCTCGGCGTTCTTCGACCTGATCCAGCAGGATCCGGTCGTCGGACGTGTGAAGCTGATCGCCGAGCCATGGGACCTCGGCGACGGCGGCTACCAGGTCGGCAACTTCCCGCCCCTGTGGTCGGAGTGGAACGGCAAGTACCGGGACACGGTAAGGGACTTCTGGCGCTCCGGCGAACACACGCTCGGTGAGTTCGCCTCCCGCCTGACCGGATCCGCCGACCTCTACCAGCACGACCGGCGCCGGCCGCGCGCGGGAATCAACTTCGTCACCGCGCACGACGGATTCACCCTGCGCGACCTCGTCTCGTACGACGACAAGCACAACGAGGCCAACGGCGAGGGCGACCGGGACGGCGAGAGCGTCAACCGTTCCTGGAACTGCGGTGCCGAGGGCCCCACCGACGACGAGGCGATCCTCGAACTCCGCGCCCGCCAGCAGCGCAACCTGCTCACCACCCTGCTGCTCTCCCAGGGCATCCCGATGCTCGCGCACGGCGACGAACTGGGCCGCACGCAGCAGGGCAACAACAACGCCTACTGCCAGGACAACGAACTGTCCTGGATCGACTGGCGACTGGACGACGAGCAGCGCGAACTCATCGAGTTCACCCGGCGTGCAGTGGCGCTGCGCGCCGCTCACCCCGTGCTGCGTCGCCGCCGCTTCTTCCTCGGCGACACGGCCACGCACGAGCGTCAACCGCTGCCCGACCTGGTGTGGCTGCGGCCGGACGCGCGCGAGATGACGGACGCGGACTGGCGGCGCGCCGACGCGCACGCCGTCGCCGTGTTCCTCAACGGCGACGCGATCGCCGAGCCCGACCCGTACGGCGGCGCGGTGGTCGACGACTCCTTCCTGCTGCTCCTGAACAGCTACTGGGAGCCGGTCGTCTTCCGCCTTCCGGGTGCCGAATACGGTGAACGATGGACGGCACGGATCGACACCGCCGACCCCGCGGTCCTCCCCGACGAGCGGGAGCGCAAGGCCGATACCGACGTCCACCTCGAAGCACGCAGTCTGCTGCTGCTGTCCAGGTCCCCGCGGGCCGCCGAAGGCGACACCACCGGCAGCTGA
- a CDS encoding phosphotransferase produces MPKTALHRPGRHAPAALLTSLGDLLREWLPRQRWFAGKGRPVTGLSVASSTELYPGCLHLLVHTEHLGRTTHSGSGTPPADDCYQLLLGARKVLPPRLAHAFIGRASAGPLADMSVYDALHDPRATGLLLERLRTPGAAGPLLFERDARVTVPAGLAPRLLDAEQSNSSLVYGDSFILKFFRRVQPGINPDLELPWALARQGCTRVPAPAAWFGTSQPREATLGVLQPFLPGAADGWTLALKSLASDREFTEEAYELGRATAEVHLALATAFPVDAPSPLQHERLAAAMSERLEATAQAVPQLCRYVPGLRSAFDALASLDVAARPSQRIHGDLHLGQVLRAGRQWSVIDFEGEPARPVLERRRLQSPVRDVAGMLRSFDYAARSRRPWRPEWAHRCREAYGAGYAAAAAWDPHEEPELLRAYETDRAVYEVLYEARHRPDWLPVPMAAVARLSEGL; encoded by the coding sequence ATGCCGAAGACCGCGTTGCACCGTCCGGGCCGCCACGCCCCCGCCGCGCTGCTCACCTCCCTCGGTGATCTGCTGCGGGAGTGGCTGCCGCGGCAACGCTGGTTCGCGGGCAAGGGACGCCCGGTCACCGGCCTGAGCGTGGCGTCGTCGACCGAGCTGTATCCGGGATGTCTGCATCTCCTGGTACACACCGAACACCTGGGCCGGACCACCCACAGCGGATCCGGCACTCCCCCGGCCGACGACTGCTATCAGCTCCTCCTCGGCGCGCGGAAGGTCCTGCCGCCCCGGCTCGCCCATGCCTTCATCGGCCGCGCGAGCGCGGGACCGCTGGCCGACATGAGTGTCTACGACGCGCTCCACGACCCGCGGGCGACGGGGCTGCTCCTGGAACGGCTGCGTACTCCGGGGGCAGCGGGGCCGCTGCTCTTCGAGCGCGACGCGCGCGTGACGGTCCCGGCCGGCCTCGCTCCGCGGCTGCTCGACGCCGAGCAGTCGAACTCCTCGCTCGTGTACGGGGACTCCTTCATCCTGAAGTTCTTCCGCCGCGTCCAGCCGGGCATCAACCCGGACCTGGAACTGCCGTGGGCACTGGCCCGGCAGGGCTGTACCCGGGTACCCGCCCCCGCGGCGTGGTTCGGCACCTCGCAGCCCCGGGAGGCGACGCTGGGGGTGCTCCAGCCGTTCCTGCCGGGCGCCGCCGACGGCTGGACCCTGGCGCTGAAGTCACTCGCCTCGGACCGGGAGTTCACCGAGGAGGCGTACGAACTGGGACGAGCCACCGCCGAGGTGCATCTGGCACTGGCGACAGCCTTCCCCGTCGACGCGCCGAGCCCGCTCCAGCACGAACGGCTCGCCGCCGCGATGAGTGAGCGCCTCGAGGCCACGGCCCAGGCGGTACCCCAACTCTGCCGATATGTACCGGGATTGCGTTCCGCCTTCGACGCCCTCGCGTCACTCGACGTCGCGGCGCGGCCGTCTCAGCGGATCCACGGCGACCTCCACCTCGGCCAGGTACTGAGGGCCGGGCGCCAGTGGTCCGTCATCGACTTCGAGGGCGAGCCGGCCCGTCCGGTCCTCGAGCGACGGCGCCTGCAGTCGCCCGTCCGCGATGTCGCGGGCATGCTGCGCTCCTTCGACTACGCCGCGCGTTCCCGCCGTCCCTGGCGCCCGGAGTGGGCGCACCGCTGCCGGGAGGCGTACGGGGCCGGCTACGCCGCCGCGGCTGCCTGGGATCCGCACGAGGAGCCCGAGCTGCTGCGCGCGTACGAGACGGACCGGGCCGTGTACGAAGTGCTGTACGAGGCCCGCCACCGGCCCGACTGGCTGCCTGTTCCGATGGCGGCGGTCGCTCGTCTCTCCGAGGGTCTCTGA
- a CDS encoding alpha-1,4-glucan--maltose-1-phosphate maltosyltransferase gives MDAHPADGRDPVDPTPVDRIPVVDVHPVVECGRRPAKAVCGESFQVTATVFGEGHDVVGANVVLRDPTGLAGPWTPMRELAPGTDRWGAEVTPDSVGHWTYLVESWSDPVAAWRLAAGIKVPAGIDTELILEEGAALFERAAAGVPDPDGRSAVRASAEGLRDASQPPATRLAAALTPEVTSVLSAHPLRERVSRSLPLPLLVERERALYGSWYEFFPRSESGQLDPSAHGTFRTAAERLPAIAEMGFDVVYLPPVHPIGTTFRKGPNNSLSASRRDVGVPWAIGSPEGGHDAIHPALGTIDDFDAFVRRAADLRLEVALDFALQCSPDHPWVEKHPEWFQHRADGTIAYAENPPKKYQDIYPIAFDQDMPGLIAECVRLLRFWMDHGVRIFRVDNPHTKPVVFWERVIAEINRRDPDVIFLAEAFTRPAIMERLATVGFQQSYTYFTWRNTKQELTDYLTELSGESAAFMRPNFFVNTPDILPGYLRRGGRPAFEARAVLAATLSPAWGVYAGYELCENTAAGPDSEEYLDSEKYQLRPRDWESAAREGRTIAPLITSLNRIRRRHDALRALRNLHFHQADNDALIAYSKRTGSNTVVVVVNLDPHHTQEATVSLDMPRIGLDRDERVPVHDELTGETYHWGRTNFVRLEPGRAHVLAVGPAPHIGGSPTI, from the coding sequence ATGGACGCACACCCGGCCGACGGCCGTGACCCGGTCGACCCCACTCCGGTCGACCGGATCCCGGTCGTCGACGTCCACCCGGTGGTCGAGTGCGGGCGTCGCCCCGCCAAGGCGGTCTGCGGGGAGAGCTTCCAGGTCACCGCGACCGTCTTCGGTGAGGGCCACGACGTGGTCGGCGCCAATGTCGTCCTGCGCGATCCGACGGGGCTGGCCGGCCCCTGGACCCCGATGCGCGAGCTCGCTCCCGGTACCGACCGGTGGGGCGCCGAGGTCACGCCGGATTCCGTGGGCCACTGGACGTACCTGGTGGAGTCCTGGAGCGACCCGGTGGCCGCCTGGCGCCTGGCCGCCGGCATCAAGGTCCCGGCCGGCATCGACACGGAGCTGATCCTGGAAGAGGGCGCCGCGCTGTTCGAGCGCGCCGCGGCCGGTGTACCGGACCCGGACGGACGGTCGGCGGTACGGGCCTCGGCCGAAGGCCTGCGCGACGCGTCGCAGCCACCGGCCACCCGTCTCGCGGCCGCCCTGACCCCTGAGGTGACCTCCGTTCTGTCCGCCCACCCACTGCGCGAACGGGTCTCCCGCTCGCTGCCGCTGCCTCTGCTCGTGGAGCGCGAGCGGGCGCTGTACGGCTCCTGGTACGAGTTCTTCCCGCGTTCGGAGAGCGGACAGCTGGACCCGTCCGCCCACGGCACGTTCCGCACCGCCGCCGAACGCCTGCCCGCCATCGCGGAGATGGGCTTCGACGTCGTCTACCTCCCGCCGGTCCACCCCATCGGCACGACCTTCCGCAAGGGCCCCAACAACAGCCTGTCGGCGAGCCGTCGGGACGTCGGTGTGCCGTGGGCGATCGGCTCTCCGGAGGGCGGCCACGACGCGATCCACCCGGCTCTCGGCACCATCGACGACTTCGACGCGTTCGTCCGCCGGGCGGCGGATCTGCGTCTCGAGGTCGCCCTCGATTTCGCGCTCCAGTGCTCCCCCGACCACCCGTGGGTGGAGAAGCATCCGGAGTGGTTCCAGCACCGCGCCGACGGCACGATCGCGTACGCGGAGAACCCGCCGAAGAAGTACCAGGACATCTACCCGATCGCCTTCGACCAGGACATGCCGGGGCTGATCGCCGAGTGCGTGCGGCTGCTGCGCTTCTGGATGGATCACGGTGTCCGGATCTTCCGCGTGGACAACCCGCACACCAAGCCGGTGGTCTTCTGGGAGCGGGTCATCGCCGAGATCAACCGCAGGGACCCGGACGTGATCTTCCTGGCCGAGGCGTTCACCCGGCCCGCGATCATGGAGAGGCTGGCGACGGTCGGTTTCCAGCAGTCGTACACGTACTTCACCTGGCGCAACACCAAGCAGGAGCTGACCGACTACCTCACCGAGCTGTCGGGCGAGAGCGCCGCCTTCATGCGGCCCAACTTCTTCGTCAACACCCCCGACATCCTGCCCGGCTACCTCCGGCGCGGCGGACGGCCCGCTTTCGAGGCACGGGCCGTGCTGGCCGCCACCCTGTCACCCGCCTGGGGCGTCTACGCGGGGTACGAGCTGTGCGAGAACACCGCGGCCGGGCCGGACAGCGAGGAGTACCTCGACTCGGAGAAGTACCAACTGCGGCCGCGTGACTGGGAGTCGGCCGCGCGCGAGGGCAGGACGATCGCCCCGCTGATCACCAGCCTGAACCGGATCCGAAGGCGCCACGACGCCCTGCGCGCACTGCGCAACCTTCACTTCCACCAAGCCGACAACGATGCCCTGATCGCGTACAGCAAGCGCACGGGCTCGAACACGGTTGTGGTGGTGGTCAACCTCGACCCCCACCACACCCAGGAGGCCACGGTCTCGTTGGACATGCCGCGCATCGGCCTGGACCGGGACGAGCGCGTGCCGGTGCATGACGAGCTGACCGGCGAGACGTACCACTGGGGCAGGACCAACTTCGTCCGACTGGAGCCGGGCCGTGCGCATGTGCTCGCCGTCGGACCGGCACCGCACATCGGAGGGTCACCCACCATATGA